The proteins below come from a single Phocoena sinus isolate mPhoSin1 chromosome 2, mPhoSin1.pri, whole genome shotgun sequence genomic window:
- the CHURC1 gene encoding protein Churchill isoform X3, producing the protein MRRLSLSSREVSSSRKQRRNFSVNCVAMCGDCVEKEYPNRGNICLENGSFLLNFIGCAVCSKRDFMLITNKSLKEEDGEEIVTYDPDLCRNCHHVIARHEYTFSIMDEFQVLKKLI; encoded by the exons ATGCGGCGACTTTCTCTGAGCTCTCGCGAGGTTTCCTCTTCCCGGAAGCAGCGGAGGAACTTCTCCGTTAACTGCGTGGCGATGTGTGGGGACTGTGTGGAGAAGGAATATCCCAACCGG ggTAATATCTGCCTGGAGAATGGATCTTTCTTGCTGAACTTTATAGGCTGTGCAGTGTGCAGTAAGCGGGACTTTATGCTGATCACAAACAAATCTTTGAAAgaggaagatggagaagaaatAGTTACCTATGATC CAGATCTTTGTAGGAATTGTCATCATGTAATAGCCAGGCATGAGTATACGTTCAGTATCATGGATGAATTTCAG
- the CHURC1 gene encoding protein Churchill isoform X4 encodes MRRLSLSSREVSSSRKQRRNFSVNCVAMCGDCVEKEYPNRGNICLENGSFLLNFIGCAVCSKRDFMLITNKSLKEEDGEEIVTYDPDLCRNCHHVIARHEYTFSIMDEFQETRGKL; translated from the exons ATGCGGCGACTTTCTCTGAGCTCTCGCGAGGTTTCCTCTTCCCGGAAGCAGCGGAGGAACTTCTCCGTTAACTGCGTGGCGATGTGTGGGGACTGTGTGGAGAAGGAATATCCCAACCGG ggTAATATCTGCCTGGAGAATGGATCTTTCTTGCTGAACTTTATAGGCTGTGCAGTGTGCAGTAAGCGGGACTTTATGCTGATCACAAACAAATCTTTGAAAgaggaagatggagaagaaatAGTTACCTATGATC CAGATCTTTGTAGGAATTGTCATCATGTAATAGCCAGGCATGAGTATACGTTCAGTATCATGGATGAATTTCAG GAAACAAGAGGAAAACTGTGA
- the CHURC1 gene encoding protein Churchill isoform X5, which produces MRRLSLSSREVSSSRKQRRNFSVNCVAMCGDCVEKEYPNRGNICLENGSFLLNFIGCAVCSKRDFMLITNKSLKEEDGEEIVTYDHLCRNCHHVIARHEYTFSIMDEFQVLKKLI; this is translated from the exons ATGCGGCGACTTTCTCTGAGCTCTCGCGAGGTTTCCTCTTCCCGGAAGCAGCGGAGGAACTTCTCCGTTAACTGCGTGGCGATGTGTGGGGACTGTGTGGAGAAGGAATATCCCAACCGG ggTAATATCTGCCTGGAGAATGGATCTTTCTTGCTGAACTTTATAGGCTGTGCAGTGTGCAGTAAGCGGGACTTTATGCTGATCACAAACAAATCTTTGAAAgaggaagatggagaagaaatAGTTACCTATGATC ATCTTTGTAGGAATTGTCATCATGTAATAGCCAGGCATGAGTATACGTTCAGTATCATGGATGAATTTCAG